CCTGGTTGCCGCCGATGCGGATGACTGAGGTCCCCAGGTTCTTGAGGTACTGGAACTGGTTGCCCTGCCCGAAGCTCGGGATCGCCAGGAACGACGCCTCGTACGACAGGCCGACGTCGCTGGTGGCCAGCGAGGTTCCGGTGCCGGCCGCCGAGACGCTGATGGTCGCGCTGGCGGCGGTGGTGCTGGCGGTGGTGCCGGCGGTGGTCGTGGCAGCGGCTTTGACAGCGGTCTGCGGGGCCTGTGCGGCCAGGGCTGTGGGGATCGCGGCCACGGCGGTCAGGACCGCCGCACCCGCGACGATCGACGTTCGGCGGGAGAATCCGCCCGGTCTGAGGGCATGCCGCATCGAGGACTCCTGGCGGGATGATGGTGTTCACGTATATGAACGCCTTCTGCATGAGTGAACGGCGCTGATGCTAGATGCCGGGAAAGCCCTCGTCTACGGATTCTTGTTGCGCAACTCAGGGCCTTGTCGAAGCGAACTCGACGATCTCGGCCAGTGTCGGCTTCCAGCTCGCTGTGGTGTCCACGATCAGGGTCGGAACGTCCAGCGTGATCGGGACCCACGACTCGATCGGCCGTTCTCCGTCGGCGATGCGGCGCAGGAAGGCGGCGTCCGCGTGCGCCGCGCGTGCGGACTGAGTCGCTGCTCGGTGAGCGATGCGTTCGCGAGCGAGTTCGGGATCGATGACGCATCGCAGGATGCAGATATCCGCCAGATTCAGCAGCGGCTCCAGCCCCGGACGCCAGAGCCGGTCCTGGAAGGCCGCCTCCGCGACCACGTTC
This sequence is a window from Catenulispora sp. EB89. Protein-coding genes within it:
- a CDS encoding AAA family ATPase gives rise to the protein MRPSLIAVSGPPGTGKTTLAHALANALGRPAVCRDEIKEQMVADGAEPADAHDLNLKTNAAFFETLGGLLRSGTNVVAEAAFQDRLWRPGLEPLLNLADICILRCVIDPELARERIAHRAATQSARAAHADAAFLRRIADGERPIESWVPITLDVPTLIVDTTASWKPTLAEIVEFASTRP